The Tistrella mobilis genome window below encodes:
- a CDS encoding NADP-dependent isocitrate dehydrogenase — MPSTTTETVKPVAHEVVLIEGDGIGPEIAAAVRLIFEAAAAPVRWTPAIAGGRAFAAGVATGVPAETVDAIERARLVLKAPLETPVGHGGKSANVTLRKLFEMYANIRPVKELAGITTPFSGRGIDMVIVRENVEDLYAGIEHMQTPDTAQALKLITRRGSAKIARAAYELARREGRSRVTAVHKANILKLTEGLFKRTVEAVGAGYPDITTDHMIVDACAHKLVVAPEQIDVAVMTNMNGDILSDLAAGLVGGLGLAASANVGDHAAMFEAVHGSAPDIAGRGLANPTAFLQAGLMLLRHLGEARAAARIEAALALTLSEGRVLTGDLARGKVEAASTMAFAEAVAANLERVDPAALPEVTAPAGADAAAVQAPTPALPDRITVTTRDDVGFDLFFEVENADPAELGAEITALAEGSPFRLKHLSNRGTAIWPGAVSRTELTPHWRARFVRRADAAAGFDDAAALALIGKVGARHRWMHVEKLLVTDGADGFSRDQGEA; from the coding sequence ATGCCGTCCACGACCACTGAGACCGTCAAGCCCGTCGCCCACGAAGTGGTGTTGATCGAAGGCGACGGGATCGGACCCGAGATCGCTGCAGCCGTGCGGCTGATCTTCGAGGCGGCGGCCGCCCCGGTGAGATGGACACCGGCGATCGCCGGCGGCCGCGCCTTTGCGGCCGGCGTCGCGACCGGCGTGCCGGCCGAGACGGTCGACGCGATCGAACGCGCCCGTCTGGTGCTGAAGGCGCCGCTGGAAACCCCGGTCGGCCATGGCGGCAAAAGCGCCAATGTGACGCTGCGCAAGCTGTTCGAGATGTATGCCAACATCCGGCCGGTGAAGGAACTGGCCGGCATCACCACCCCGTTCTCGGGCCGCGGCATCGACATGGTGATCGTGCGCGAGAATGTGGAAGACCTGTATGCCGGCATCGAACACATGCAGACGCCGGACACCGCCCAGGCGCTGAAGCTGATCACCCGCCGCGGCTCTGCCAAGATCGCCCGCGCGGCCTATGAACTGGCCCGGCGCGAAGGCCGCAGCCGCGTGACCGCGGTGCACAAGGCCAATATCCTGAAGCTGACCGAGGGCCTGTTCAAGCGCACGGTCGAGGCGGTGGGCGCCGGCTATCCCGACATCACCACCGACCACATGATCGTCGATGCCTGCGCCCACAAGCTGGTGGTGGCGCCCGAGCAGATCGACGTCGCGGTCATGACCAACATGAACGGCGACATCCTGTCGGACCTGGCCGCCGGCCTGGTCGGCGGCCTGGGCCTCGCCGCCAGCGCCAATGTCGGCGACCATGCGGCGATGTTCGAGGCGGTCCACGGCTCGGCCCCCGATATCGCCGGCCGCGGCCTTGCCAACCCCACCGCCTTTCTGCAGGCGGGCCTGATGCTGCTGCGCCATCTGGGCGAGGCCCGTGCGGCGGCGCGGATCGAGGCGGCGCTGGCGCTGACCCTGTCCGAAGGCCGGGTGCTGACCGGCGATCTGGCCCGCGGCAAGGTCGAGGCGGCATCGACCATGGCCTTTGCCGAGGCGGTGGCCGCCAATCTGGAGCGGGTCGACCCCGCCGCCCTGCCCGAGGTGACGGCACCGGCCGGGGCGGACGCAGCCGCCGTCCAGGCCCCGACCCCTGCCCTGCCCGACCGCATCACCGTCACCACCCGTGACGATGTCGGCTTCGACCTGTTCTTCGAGGTGGAGAACGCAGACCCTGCAGAACTGGGTGCCGAGATCACGGCGCTGGCCGAAGGCTCTCCCTTCCGGCTGAAGCACCTGTCCAACCGCGGCACCGCGATTTGGCCGGGGGCGGTGTCGCGCACCGAACTCACCCCCCACTGGCGCGCCCGTTTCGTGCGCCGCGCCGATGCCGCGGCCGGTTTCGACGATGCCGCGGCCCTGGCCCTGATCGGCAAGGTGGGCGCGCGCCATCGCTGGATGCATGTCGAGAAGCTGCTGGTGACCGATGGCGCCGACGGCTTCAGCCGCGACCAGGGCGAAGCCTGA